A region from the Populus trichocarpa isolate Nisqually-1 chromosome 18, P.trichocarpa_v4.1, whole genome shotgun sequence genome encodes:
- the LOC7462987 gene encoding RNA-dependent RNA polymerase 6, with protein MEAEGSAKETVVTQVSVGGFDIHVTAKDLLEYLDRAIGLVWRCRLKTSWTPPESYPNFEITDITKIERTEDYRRVVPHAFVHFALPQSATLAMNASGRCELFLNNKALKVSLGPKNPFTLNQRRRTTTPFKLSDVGFEIGNLVSRDEFFVGWRGPPSGVDFLVDPFDGTCKFCFSRNTAFSLKSTSEHAVIKCDFKVEFLVRDINEIIQYTETSCLVLLLQLASAPWVWYRTADDDIEAWVPFDLLDDDDPWIRTTDFTASGAIGRCHSYRVSIPPRHGSKLRKAVKYLKERRVQVLQEENHRRRIRILDEPDFGMPMSDPFFCIHHKEGIAFEVLFLVNAVMHKGIFNQHQLSNDFFDLLRNQHTEVNVSALKHICTYRRPVFNAYRRLKAVQEWLLKNPNLFKNPKQLGDVVEIRRLVITPTKAYCLPPEVELSNRVLRKYKDVADRFLRVTFMDEGLQRMNSNVLNYYVAPIVRDITSNSFPQKTRIFKRVRSILTEGFYLCGRRYSFLAFSANQLRDQSAWFFSEERNISVLDVKSWMGKFTNRNIAKCAARMGQCFSSTYATIEVPPEEVNSDLPDIERNGYVFSDGIGIITPDLAREVAEKLKLDIDPPCAYQIRYAGCKGVVACWPGKGDGVRLSLRPSMNKFQSNHTTLEICSWTRFQPGFLNRQIITLLSTLNVPDAVFWKMQETMVSKLNQMFVNSDVAFDVLTASCADQGNVAAIMLSAGFKPDREPHLRGMLTCVRAAQLWDLREKTRIFVPSGRWLMGCLDELGMLEQGQCFIQVSNSSLEKCFMKHGAKFSEAEKNLQVIKGTVVIAKNPCLHPGDVRVLEAVDVPGLHHLYDCLVFPQKGERPHTNEASGSDLDGDLYFVTWDENLIPPSKRSWIPMQYDAAEAKLLARPVNHQDIIEFFAKNMVNDNLGAICNAHVVHADLSEYGATDKNCLTLAELAATAVDFPKTGKVVSMPPYLKPKMYPDFMGKEEYQSYKSEKILGRLYRQIKDAYDEDVAASSELNLVPGDIPYDSDLEVVGASDYISDAWDQKCSYDGQLNGLLSQYKVKREEEVVTGHIWSMPKYSSRKQGELKDRLKHSYNSLKKEFRQIFEKMDLEFEQLEDGEKNKLYEQKASAWYQVVYHPHWVKKSLELQDPDGAGTSVMLSFAWIAADYLARIKIRHRETGNVDSAKPVNSLAKYLADRM; from the exons ATGGAGGCAGAAGGAAGTGCGAAGGAAACAGTGGTAACCCAAGTTAGTGTTGGTGGGTTTGACATTCATGTCACTGCAAAAGATCTTTTGGAATACTTGGACAGAGCTATTGGACTTGTTTGGCGGTGTAGATTGAAGACTTCGTGGACTCCTCCTGAGTCCTATCCCAACTTTGAGATCACTGACATCACAAAGATCGAAAGGACAGAAGATTATAGGAGAGTGGTGCCCCATGCATTTGTGCACTTTGCCTTACCTCAATCAGCAACTTTGGCTATGAATGCTTCAGGGCGCTGCGAGCTCTTCTTGAATAACAAAGCATTGAAGGTTAGCTTGGGGCCTAAAAATCCTTTCACCTTGAATCAGCGGAGGAGGACAACAACTCCCTTTAAGCTATCTGATGTGGGCTTTGAGATAGGGAACTTGGTTAGTCGTGACGAGTTCTTTGTTGGTTGGAGAGGACCTCCCTCTGGTGTCGATTTTCTAGTAGATCCTTTTGATGGAACATGCAAGTTTTGTTTCTCTAGAAATACTGCTTTCTCCCTCAAAAGTACATCTGAACATGCTGTTATAAAATGTGATTTTAAAGTGGAGTTCCTAGTGAGAGACATTAATGAGATCATACAGTACACTGAAACATCATGTCTAGTTCTTTTGTTGCAGCTGGCTTCTGCACCTTGGGTCTGGTATAGAACTGCTGATGATGATATTGAAGCATGGGTTCCTTTTGATTTGTTGGATGATGATGATCCTTGGATCCGGACCACAGATTTTACAGCGAGCGGGGCTATTGGTCGGTGCCATTCTTATAGAGTATCAATCCCTCCTCGTCACGGTTCAAAGTTGAGAAAGGCTGTGAAATATCTCAAGGAACGGAGGGTTCAGGTCCTTCAGGAGGAAAACCACAGACGACGGATCAGGATTTTGGATGAACCGGACTTTGGAATGCCCATGTCAGATCCATTCTTTTGTATTCATCACAAGGAGGGAATAGCTTTTGAGGTATTGTTTTTGGTGAATGCTGTCATGCATAAAGGCATATTCAATCAGCATCAATTATCAAATGACTTCTTTGACTTGTTGAGAAATCAACATACTGAAGTCAATGTGTCTGCACTGAAGCACATCTGTACTTACAGACGCCCAGTGTTCAACGCTTATAGGAGGCTTAAAGCTGTCCAAGAATGGTTGCTGAAGAACCCAAACCTTTTTAAAAATCCGAAACAGTTGGGCGACGTTGTAGAGATTAGAAGGCTGGTCATCACTCCAACTAAAGCCTACTGCCTTCCACCTGAAGTCGAACTCTCCAATAGGGTTTTGAGGAAATACAAGGATGTTGCTGATCGATTTCTCAGAGTTACCTTCATGGATGAGGGCTTGCAGAGAATGAATTCAAATGTTCTAAACTATTATGTTGCTCCTATTGTCAGAGACATCACATCTAACTCCTTCCCTCAGAAAACAAGAATCTTCAAACGAGTGAGGAGCATTCTGACTGAAGGGTTTTATTTATGTGGTCGGAGATACTCCTTTTTGGCCTTCTCAGCCAATCAACTGAGGGACCAAtctgcttggtttttttctgaagaaagaaacataagtGTGCTGGATGTTAAAAGCTGGATGGGGAAGTTCACCAATAGGAACATTGCAAAGTGTGCGGCAAGAATGGGTCAGTGTTTCTCCTCCACTTATGCGACTATAGAAGTTCCACCAGAGGAGGTTAATTCTGATCTTCCTGATATTGAAAGGAATGGCTATGTTTTCTCTGATGGCATTGGCATTATCACTCCAGATCTTGCCAGGGAAGTTGCAGAGAAACTCAAGTTAGATATTGATCCCCCCTGCGCTTACCAAATCAGATATGCTGGTTGCAAAGGAGTTGTGGCTTGTTGGCCAGGGAAAGGTGACGGTGTCCGCTTGTCTTTGAGGCCAAGCATGAACAAGTTCCAATCAAACCATACGACTTTGGAAATCTGTTCTTGGACTAGGTTTCAACCTGGTTTCCTAAACAGGCAGATAATTACACTGCTCTCAACTCTCAATGTTCCTGATGCAGTATTCTGGAAGATGCAGGAAACTATGGTCTCCAAACTAAACCAAATGTTTGTTAACTCGGATGTTGCATTTGATGTCCTCACTGCATCATGTGCTGACCAAGGGAATGTTGCTGCTATAATGTTGAGTGCAGGTTTCAAGCCTGATAGGGAACCTCATTTACGAGGAATGCTAACTTGTGTAAGGGCTGCACAGCTTTGGGACCTTAGAGAGAAGACTCGAATTTTTGTTCCCTCTGGAAGATGGTTGATGGGCTGCTTGGACGAGCTAGGGATGCTTGAACAAGGCCAGTGCTTTATTCAAGTGTCAAATTCATCTCTGGAAAAATGTTTTATGAAGCATGGCGCAAAGTTTAGTGAGGCCGAGAAAAATCTTCAAGTCATCAAAGGGACTGTGGTAATAGCTAAGAATCCCTGTCTTCATCCTGGAGATGTAAGGGTTTTGGAAGCGGTTGATGTCCCAGGACTTCACCACTTGTATGATTGCCTTGTCTTCCCACAGAAAGGTGAGAGGCCCCACACAAATGAAGCTTCTGGAAGTGATCTTGATGGGGATCTCTACTTTGTCACTTGGGATGAAAACCTAATTCCTCCCAGTAAGAGGAGCTGGATACCCATGCAGTACGACGCTGCAGAAGCCAAACTTCTTGCTCGTCCTGTCAATCATCAG GATATTATAGAATTCTTTGCAAAAAACATGGTGAACGACAATTTAGGGGCAATATGCAATGCACACGTGGTTCATGCTGATTTGAGTGAGTATGGTGCCACGGATAAGAACTGCCTAACGCTGGCAGAGTTAGCCGCTACAGCTGTTGATTTTCCCAAGACTGGGAAAGTTGTTAGCATGCCTCCATATTTGAAACCCAAAATGTACCCAGATTTTATGGGGAAAGAGGAATACCAGTCCTACAAGTCAGAGAAAATTTTGGGAAGGCTATATCGCCAGATAAAAGATGCTTATGATGAAGATGTAGCTGCATCTTCGGAGCTTAATCTCGTGCCTGGTGATATCCCTTATGATTCTGATCTTGAAGTGGTGGGAGCTAGTGATTATATCAGTGATGCCTGGGATCAAAAGTGCTCATATGATGGGCAGTTGAATGGCCTTCTTTCTCAGTATAAAGTGAAGAGGGAGGAAGAGGTTGTAACAGGGCACATATGGTCTATGCCGAAGTACAGCAGCCGGAAGCAAGGAGAGCTGAAAGATAGGCTTAAACATTCTTACAATTCTTTAAAGAAAGAATTCAGGCAAATCTTTGAGAAAATGGATTTAGAGTTTGAGCAACTTGAGGATGGTGAAAAGAACAAGCTTTATGAGCAGAAGGCGTCAGCTTGGTACCAGGTTGTCTACCATCCTCATTGGGTGAAGAAATCTCTGGAGTTACAAGATCCAGATGGTGCTGGTACTTCAGTGATGCTGAGCTTTGCTTGGATTGCAGCTGATTACCTTGCTCGGATCAAGATTCGGCATAGGGAAACAGGAAATGTTGACTCTGCTAAGCCTGTCAACTCACTGGCCAAGTATCTTGCTGACAGAATGTGA
- the LOC7462986 gene encoding SPX domain-containing protein 1 has translation MKFWKSLSNLMEETLPDWRDKFLSYKDLKKQLKLIYPKERDKPLNKRPRLDDDQMDSGEAEKEVIDFVRVLEDEMEKFNSFIVEKEEDYVIKWKELQDRAEKAKDSNEELMKVGREIVDFHGEMVLLENYSALNYTGLVKILKKYDKRTGALVRMPFIQRIMQQPFYTTHVLNKLIKECETILDYIFSRKEPSVSPQITDEISGLDTKTSTESSERSLRVPSELPEIEYMESMYVKLTLSALRVLKDVRSGSSTVSVYSLPPLQINTQEGDWKKVNVLEQAAK, from the exons ATGAAGTTCTGGAAGAGCTTAAGTAATTTAATGGAGGAAACGTTGCCGGATTGGAGAGATAAGTTCTTATCTTATAAAGATTTGAAGAAACAATTGAAGTTAATTTATCCTAAGGAGCGTGATAAGCCACTGAATAAACGGCCTAGATTGGACGATGATCAAATGGACAGTGGTGAGGCGGAGAAGGAGGTAATTGATTTTGTTAGGGTTTTGGAAGATGAGATGGAGAAGTTTAATTCCTTTATTGTCGAGAAAGAAGAGGATTATGTTATCAAATGGAAG GAGCTACAAGATAGAGCAGAAAAGGCGAAGGATTCAAATGAAGAGCTGATGAAAGTAGGGAGGGAGATAGTGGATTTTCATGGAGAGATGGTGTTGTTGGAGAATTACAGTGCCCTTAACTATACAG GACTAGTGAAGATACTGAAGAAATATGATAAGAGAACTGGAGCTCTGGTCCGCATGCCCTTCATCCAAAGGATTATGCAACAGCCATTCTACACAACTCATGTACTTAACAAGCTTATTAAGGAGTGTGAGACGATTCTGGATTATATTTTCTCTAGAAAAGAACCATCAGTCTCACCTCAAATAACTGATGAGATAAGCGGCCTTGATACCAAAACTTCAACGGAAAGTTCAGAGAGGTCGCTCAGAGTTCCCAGCGAACTCCCAGAGATAGAGTATATGGAAAGCATGTACGTGAAGCTAACACTGTCAGCACTTCGCGTCTTGAAGGATGTTCGGAGTGGAAGCTCAACTGTAAGCGTGTATTCATTGCCCCCTTTGCAAATTAATACACAGGAGGGGGATTGGAAGAAAGTTAATGTCTTGGAACAAGCAGCCAAATAG
- the LOC7459027 gene encoding probable carboxylesterase 6: protein MSIVAEAPGYLQVFSDGSVKRFASETVPDSAESYSDGFKFKDVLIDSSKPITARLFVPDTQGSVSQLPVVVYFHGGGFCICSTTWLGFHHFLGDFSVASQSIVLSVDYRLAPENRLPIAYDDCFRSLEWLSNNVSSEPWLKQSDLSRVFLSGDSAGGNITHQVAIRAVRSKTYQVEIKGLMLIHPYFGSEKRTKKEMSEGAPGDVAMNDMFWGLSIPEGSNRDYFGCNFEMQDVSAAEWSAFPAVAVYVAGLDFLNERGVMYAQFLAKKGVKEVTLVEAEGQNHVFHVFYPKSEATLVLQQQMSEFMKIH from the coding sequence ATGTCCATTGTTGCAGAAGCACCTGGATACCTCCAAGTCTTTTCTGATGGTTCTGTAAAACGGTTTGCCTCAGAAACAGTCCCTGACTCAGCGGAATCATATTCCGATGGATTCAAGTTCAAGGATGTGCTGATTGACTCATCGAAGCCAATAACCGCGAGGTTGTTCGTTCCTGATACTCAAGGGTCTGTGAGTCAGCTTCCAGTTGTGGTTTATTTTCATGGTGGTGGCTTTTGTATTTGCTCAACCACCTGGCTtggattccatcacttccttgGAGACTTCTCCGTTGCATCCCAGTCCATTGTCCTTTCCGTTGACTATCGTTTGGCACCGGAGAATCGCCTTCCGATTGCTTACGATGATTGTTTCCGCTCACTTGAATGGCTAAGTAACAATGTGAGTTCTGAACCTTGGCTTAAGCAGTCTGATCTTTCTCGAGTGTTTCTATCCGGAGACAGTGCTGGAGGGAACATTACACACCAGGTTGCTATCAGGGCAGTAAGGAGTAAAACCTATCAGGTtgaaatcaaaggattgatgtTGATTCATCCTTATTTTGGAAGTGAGAAAAGGACTAAGAAAGAGATGTCTGAAGGGGCACCAGGAGACGTGGCGATGAATGACATGTTCTGGGGTCTAAGTATACCAGAAGGGTCTAACCGAGATTACTTTGGATGTAACTTCGAGATGCAAGATGTATCTGCAGCTGAATGGAGTGCTTTTCCAGCAGTGGCGGTTTATGTGGCTGGCTTGGATTTCTTGAATGAAAGGGGAGTGATGTATGCACAGTTTCTGGCAAAGAAAGGGGTCAAAGAAGTGACACTGGTGGAAGCTGAGGGGCAAAATCATGTCTTTCATGTGTTTTATCCCAAATCTGAGGCAACTCTCGTTCTTCAACAACAGATGAGTGAGTTTATGAAGATCCATTAG
- the LOC7462985 gene encoding protein BUNDLE SHEATH DEFECTIVE 2, chloroplastic isoform X2 gives MASCSPFVLPIRAKQQDSGIHGTNSGMQEIKILGVHDIFHNSSTARRCCVRVKAAPGNRNTKPNSMICADCDGNGAVLCSQCKGSGVNSADLFNGRFKAGDSCWLCGGRKEMLCGNCNGAGFIGGFMSTFDE, from the exons ATGGCTTCATGTTCACCATTTGTTCTTCCAATTAGAGCCAAGCAACAAGATTCAG GAATACATGGAACCAATTCTGGTATGCAAGAAATTAAGATTCTTGGGGTCCATGATATTTTTCACAACTCTTCAACTGCTAGACGTTGCTGTGTTAGAGTTAAG GCTGCTCCAGGTAATCGAAACACGAAGCCGAATAGTATGATTTGTGCTGACTGTGATGGAAATG GTGCTGTTCTGTGCTCTCAGTGCAAAGGTAGTGGAGTGAACTCTGCTGATCTTTTCAATGGCCGATTTAAAGCTGGTGACTCATGTTGGCTTTGTGG GGGCAGAAAGGAAATGCTGTGTGGGAATTGCAATGGAGCCGGATTCATCGGTGGTTTCATGAGCACTTTTGATGAGTAG
- the LOC7462985 gene encoding protein BUNDLE SHEATH DEFECTIVE 2, chloroplastic isoform X1, with the protein MASCSPFVLPIRAKQQDSGNRLKHPYTTCSSSITLYIHSESCFTGIHGTNSGMQEIKILGVHDIFHNSSTARRCCVRVKAAPGNRNTKPNSMICADCDGNGAVLCSQCKGSGVNSADLFNGRFKAGDSCWLCGGRKEMLCGNCNGAGFIGGFMSTFDE; encoded by the exons ATGGCTTCATGTTCACCATTTGTTCTTCCAATTAGAGCCAAGCAACAAGATTCAGGTAACCGTCTCAAACATCCATATACGACATGTTCTTCAAGTATAACGTTATATATCCACTCTGAATCTTGTTTCACAGGAATACATGGAACCAATTCTGGTATGCAAGAAATTAAGATTCTTGGGGTCCATGATATTTTTCACAACTCTTCAACTGCTAGACGTTGCTGTGTTAGAGTTAAG GCTGCTCCAGGTAATCGAAACACGAAGCCGAATAGTATGATTTGTGCTGACTGTGATGGAAATG GTGCTGTTCTGTGCTCTCAGTGCAAAGGTAGTGGAGTGAACTCTGCTGATCTTTTCAATGGCCGATTTAAAGCTGGTGACTCATGTTGGCTTTGTGG GGGCAGAAAGGAAATGCTGTGTGGGAATTGCAATGGAGCCGGATTCATCGGTGGTTTCATGAGCACTTTTGATGAGTAG
- the LOC7462984 gene encoding DEAD-box ATP-dependent RNA helicase 15, which produces MGETRDNDAYEEELLDYEEEDDKAPDSVGAKVNGEAVKKGYVGIHSSGFRDFLLKPELLRSIVDSGFEHPSEVQHECIPQAILGMDVICQAKSGMGKTAVFVLSTLQQIEPTSGQVIALVLCHTRELAYQICHEFERFSTYLPDTKVAVFYGGVNVKTHKDLLKNECPHVVVGTPGRILALARDKDLSLKNVRHFILDECDKMLESLDMRRDVQEIFKLTPHDKQVMMFSATLSKEIRPVCKKFMQDPMEIYVDDEAKLTLHGLVQHYIKLTELEKNRKLNDLLDALDFNQVVIFVKSVSRAAELNKLLVECNFPSICIHSGMSQEERLMRYKGFKEGHKRILVATDLVGRGIDIERVNIVINYDMPDSADTYLHRVGRAGRFGTKGLAITFVSSASDSDVLNQVQERFEVDIKELPEQIDTSTYMPS; this is translated from the exons ATGGGTGAAACAAGAGACAACGATGCTTACGAGGAGGAGCTTCTCGACTACGAAGAAGAAGATGACAAAGCACCTGACTCCGTCGGAGCTAAAGTTAACGGCGAAGCCGTTAAGAA GGGATATGTTGGAATTCACAGTTCGGGATTCAGAGACTTCCTTTTGAAGCCAGAGCTTCTTCGGTCCATTGTTGACTCGGGTTTTGAGCATCCTTCTGAAG TGCAACATGAGTGTATTCCCCAAGCCATCTTGGGAATGGATGTCATCTGCCAAGCTAAATCTGGAATGGGAAAGACTGCTGTTTTTGTTCTGTCTACTCTTCAGCAAATTGAGCCTACCTCTGGACAAGTTATTGCCCTTGTTCTATGTCACACTAGAGAGTTGGCATACCAG aTCTGTCACGAGTTTGAGAGGTTCAGTACTTACTTGCCCGATACAAAGGTTGCTGTTTTCTATGGTGGTGTCAATGTCAAAACTCACAAAGATCTACTGAAAAATGAATGCCCTCATGTTGTTGTTGGAACTCCTGGAAGAATCCTGGCACTGGCTAGAGATAAAGACCTTTCTTTGAAGAATGTCAGGCATTTTATCCTTGATGAATGTGACAAAATGCTGGAATCACTCG ACATGAGGAGAGATGTTCAGGAGATCTTCAAATTGACTCCTCATGATAAGCAAGTTATGATGTTTTCTGCAACACTCAGCAAAGAAATCCGCCCAGTTTGCAAAAAATTCATGCAAGAT CCAATGGAAATTTACGTCGATGATGAAGCCAAGTTGACCCTCCATGGTCTTGTACAG CACTACATCAAACTGACTGAGCTGGAGAAAAATCGGAAGTTGAACgatcttcttgatgcattggaCTTCAATCAAGTTGTTATCTTTGTTAAAAGTGTGAGCAGAGCAGCTGAGCTGAACAAGTTGCTCGTGGAGTGTAATTTCCCCTCTATTTGCATCCATTCTGGCATGTCACAGGAAGAAAG GTTGATGCGCTACAAGGGTTTCAAGGAGGGTCATAAAAGGATTCTTGTTGCCACTGATTTGGTTGGCAGGGGTATTGATATTGAACGTGTCAACATTGTTATTAACTATGACATGCCAGACTCTGCTGACACTTACTTGCACAGG GTTGGTAGAGCTGGTAGGTTTGGCACAAAGGGCCTTGCAATTACCTTTGTATCATCAGCTTCCGACTCTGATGTTCTCAACCAG GTTCAAGAGAGGTTTGAGGTGGATATAAAGGAGCTACCGGAGCAGATTGATACATCTACATATA TGCCATCTTAA